In Xenorhabdus griffiniae, the genomic window CACAAATCCACTCTTCTATTCTTTCAGATAATTCCTGAACGGGTAATCTGAATCTGCCTTTTACAGCACATTCCCAGATAACCATAACGTGCCAGCCATCACTCCTGAGCTTCTCATTAATAGCTTTATCCCGTAATACATTCTTCCCAAGTTTGTTCATCCAAAATTCGGTTCTGGTCATCGGGACTTTAAACAGATAGCACTCATGGTGATGCCAGAAACACCCATGAGTGAAAATGATTTTTCGATACTCATCGATCACAAAATCAGGCTTCCCCGGTAATTCTTTTATCTGTGTCCGAAACTGAAAGCCTGCATCTT contains:
- a CDS encoding very short patch repair endonuclease, with the translated sequence MADVHHPAIRSKNMKAIRNCDTAIEIKLAAILEDAGFQFRTQIKELPGKPDFVIDEYRKIIFTHGCFWHHHECYLFKVPMTRTEFWMNKLGKNVLRDKAINEKLRSDGWHVMVIWECAVKGRFRLPVQELSERIEEWICAGSDSVEIDTKGIHNKNV